Proteins encoded in a region of the bacterium genome:
- a CDS encoding MBL fold metallo-hydrolase: MLLKKFPLGPLQCNCSILACEKTKEAVIVDPGAEAERILATLQVQGWKPKYIVHTHAHFDHVGATEEVHAKLGGEVCLHRQDLFLYDNVAMQTALFRLPGFTVPPVEHWLEDKEVLTFGGYKLEVLHTPGHTPGSLSFYVPTPEGSHVFTGDTLFQGGIGRTDLWGGDFALLMKSIHGKLLDLADDAVVHPGHGAETTIGEEREENPFLSS, encoded by the coding sequence ATGCTTTTAAAAAAATTCCCGCTGGGTCCGCTGCAATGCAACTGCAGCATCCTGGCCTGCGAAAAAACCAAGGAAGCCGTCATCGTCGATCCCGGCGCCGAAGCCGAAAGGATCTTGGCGACGCTTCAGGTCCAGGGCTGGAAGCCCAAGTACATCGTCCACACCCACGCCCACTTCGACCATGTCGGGGCCACCGAGGAAGTCCACGCCAAACTCGGCGGCGAGGTCTGCCTCCACCGCCAGGACCTCTTTCTCTACGACAATGTCGCGATGCAGACCGCCTTGTTCCGGCTGCCCGGCTTCACCGTCCCGCCGGTCGAGCACTGGCTGGAGGACAAGGAAGTTTTGACCTTCGGCGGCTACAAGCTCGAGGTGCTTCACACCCCGGGCCACACGCCGGGCAGTCTCAGCTTCTATGTGCCGACCCCGGAAGGGTCCCACGTCTTCACCGGCGACACCCTCTTCCAAGGCGGCATCGGGCGCACCGACCTCTGGGGCGGCGATTTCGCCCTTCTCATGAAATCGATTCACGGGAAACTGCTGGATTTGGCGGACGATGCCGTCGTTCATCCGGGCCATGGCGCCGAGACCACCATCGGCGAGGAGCGGGAAGAGAATCCCTTCCTGAGCTCTTGA
- the pdxH gene encoding pyridoxamine 5'-phosphate oxidase — translation MANFVEKDLTPDPLALFSRWFKMAKAAPAIGDATAACLSTVGRDGFPEGRMVLVKSLGPAGFVFFTNFRSAKAKSLAANPRAALTFYWEPLARQVRIVGSVKPVSVAEADDYFRSRPRLSQIGAWASKQSAVLKSRDELERSFRRYLKEFEGREVPRPPHWSGFALKPRSLEFWQSRPNRLHDRFRYRRSGGGWKIERLSP, via the coding sequence ATGGCAAATTTCGTCGAAAAAGATCTGACTCCCGACCCGCTGGCGCTTTTCAGCCGCTGGTTCAAAATGGCCAAGGCCGCACCGGCCATCGGGGATGCGACCGCCGCCTGTCTTTCGACCGTCGGCCGCGACGGCTTTCCCGAAGGCCGGATGGTTTTGGTCAAGAGCCTCGGGCCGGCCGGCTTCGTTTTTTTCACCAATTTCCGGTCAGCCAAAGCAAAATCCTTGGCCGCCAATCCCCGGGCCGCCCTGACTTTTTATTGGGAGCCCTTGGCCCGGCAGGTGCGGATCGTCGGCTCGGTGAAGCCGGTGAGCGTGGCCGAGGCCGACGATTATTTCCGTTCCCGGCCCCGTTTGAGCCAGATCGGCGCTTGGGCCTCGAAGCAAAGCGCGGTGCTGAAGAGCCGGGACGAGCTCGAGCGGAGCTTTCGCCGCTATCTGAAGGAATTCGAAGGCCGGGAGGTGCCGCGGCCGCCGCATTGGAGCGGTTTCGCGCTCAAACCTCGCAGCCTCGAGTTCTGGCAATCCCGGCCCAATCGGCTCCACGACCGCTTCCGCTACCGGCGCTCGGGTGGGGGCTGGAAGATCGAGCGATTGAGCCCCTAA